A stretch of Phragmites australis chromosome 12, lpPhrAust1.1, whole genome shotgun sequence DNA encodes these proteins:
- the LOC133887273 gene encoding transcription repressor OFP13-like, producing the protein MGKKGGIASIFSKSKLAADPGSPSPPWPWPWPSCASNPQTASFRQQGEDRASCTTAGRSSATATATAARLLREAAGDDMYKTVNSVYFDSADSCSFFFDDDGEAGDEVLDLDDGSFSTTTASEEWSEAVIRSLGRTSTDRFFFDPGPPPASNSILAASQSRGSRTLLPPEAKAPAAALSNDSDDDEEPSSTSLVEESVAVALDSEDPYRDFRASMEEMVAAHGLRNWAALQEMLLWYLRVNGKHNHVLIVGAFVDLLVGLATSNSATVETTTTTTATMTTTTTCSSSSSSSSSSGGDVTTTATAVTMEEQCGGGTDPSCSSASSDRDEEEGAVGEKTSDGHCTSTALDSSCS; encoded by the coding sequence ATGGGCAAGAAGGGCGGCATCGCCTCCATCTTCTCCAAGTCGAAGCTCGCCGCCGACCCCGGCTCGCCTTCCccgccgtggccgtggccgtggcccTCCTGCGCGAGCAACCCCCAGACTGCCTCCTTCCGCCAGCAGGGCGAAGACCGCGCGTCCTGCACCACGGCAGGTCGCTcctctgccaccgccaccgccaccgccgcgagGCTCCTCCgcgaggcggccggcgacgacATGTACAAGACGGTCAACTCCGTCTACTTCGACTCCGCCGACTCCTGCAGCTTCTTCTttgacgacgacggcgaggctGGCGACGAAGTGCTGGACCTGGACGACGGGAGCTTCTCGACGACGACCGCGTCGGAGGAGTGGTCGGAGGCTGTCATCCGCAGCCTCGGACGGACGTCCACCGACCGCTTCTTCTTCGACCCGGGCCCGCCGCCGGCGTCCAACTCCATCCTCGCCGCGTCGCAGTCGCGGGGGAGTAGGACACTACTACCGCCCGAGGCGAAGGCACCGGCGGCGGCACTGTCCAACGACTCCGACGATGACGAGGAGCCGTCGTCGACGTCGCTGGTGGAGGAGAGCGTGGCGGTGGCGCTGGACTCGGAGGACCCGTACCGCGACTTCCGGGCGTCCATGGAGGAGATGGTGGCCGCGCACGGGCTCCGCAACTGGGCAGCGCTCCAGGAGATGCTGCTGTGGTACCTCCGGGTCAACGGCAAGCACAACCACGTGCTCATCGTCGGCGCCTTCGTCGACCTGCTCGTCGGCCTCGCAACCAGCAACTCCGCCACCGTGGAAACGACAACCACCACGACGGCGacaatgacgacgacgacgacgtgcagtagcagcagcagcagcagctccagcagTGGTGGGGATGTTACTACTACTGCCACAGCTGTAACCATGGAGGAGCAGTGCGGCGGTGGAACGGATCCTTCGTGCTCGTCTGCTTCCTCTGATcgggacgaggaggagggggcTGTTGGGGAGAAGACAAGCGACGGCCATTGCACTAGTACTGCACTTGATTCGTCTTGTTCTTGA